In Mycobacterium branderi, the DNA window TGTGCGTCGAGGGCTCGCGGATGATCGGCAGGTCGTCGCTGCGCTCGATCGTGACGTCCAGGCCCTTGGCGTGGATCGCCGCCGCGACGTCTTGGCGCAGCGCGTCTCCCTCGGCCACCTCGGGCGTGGTGGACACCAGCACGCCCAGCGTCAGCCGGCCGCGGATCACCACCTGTTCGACGTTAAGCAGCTCGACCTTGTGCGACGAGAGCACTTGGAAGAGCGCCGACGTCACACCAGGCTGGTCGACACCGGTGACGGTGATCAGCACCGACACCTTCGGCACGGTCACCTCGAGACGACGGTCAGCTGCGGACTTCGACGTCGTCGGCTTTGGTGACGTCGCCGCCGGAGGGATGCGGCCCGCGGCCCACGTGTGCTTCGGCGCGCATGCGTTCCACCATGTGCGGGTAGTGCAACTCGAAAGCCGGCCGCTCCGAACGGATTCGGGGCAGCTCGGTGAAGTTGTGCCGCGGCGGCGGGCAGCTGGTCGCCCACTCCAGCGAGTTGCCGTAGCCCCACGGGTCGTCGACGGTGACGACCTCGCCGTAGCGCCAGCTCTTGAAGACGTTCCAGACGAACGGCACCATCGACGCGCCCAGGATGAACGCCCCGATCGTGGAGACGATGTTGTACATCTGGAAGCCGTCGGTGGGCAGGTAGTCGGCGTAGCGGCGCGGCATACCGGCATCCCCCAGCCAGTGCTGGATCAAGAATGTGGTGTGAAACCCGATGAACGTCAACCAGAAATGCAGCTTGCCCAGCCGCTCATCGAGCAGCCGCCCGGTCATCTTCGGGAACCAGAAGTAGACCCCGGCGAAGGTGGAGAACACGATGGTGCCGAACAGCACGTAGTGGAAGTGTGCGACCACGAAGTAGCTGTCGGTGACGTGGAAGTCCAGCGGCGGGCTGGCCAGCAGCACACCGGTCAGACCACCGAGCAGGAAGGTCAGCGCAAAGCCGATCGAGAACAGCATCGGCGTCTCAAACGTCAACTGGCCCTTCCACATTGTGCCGATCCAGTTGAAGAACTTGATCCCGGTGGGCACCGCGATCAGATACGTCATGAACGAAAAGAACGGCAGCAGAACAGCTCCCGTCGCAAACATGTGGTGCGCCCACACCGCGACCGAGAGCACCGCGATCGACATCGTCGCGTACACCAGCGTGGTGTAGCCGAAGATCGGTTTGCGGGAAAACACCGGGAAGATCTCGCTGACGATGCCGAAGAACGGCAGCGCCACGATGTAGACCTCGGGGTGCCCGAAGAACCAGAACAAGTGCTGCCACAACAGAACTCCGCCATTGGCCGAGTCGTAGACGTGTGCGCCGAGATGCCGGTCGGCGGCCAGCCCGAACAGCGCCGCGGTCAGCAGCGGGAAGGCCAGCAGCACCAGAATCGACGTCACCAGGATGTTCCAGGTGAAGATCGGCATCCGGAACATCGTCATGCCGGGCGCGCGCATACAGACCACCGTGGTGATCATGTTGACCGCGCCCAGGATGGTGCCCAGACCGGCGACGATCAGTCCCATGATCCACAGGTCCGGCCCGGCGCCCGGTGAGTGGATGGCGTCGGTCAGCGGCGTGTAGGCGGTCCAGCCGAAGTCCGCCGCCCCGCCCGGAGTGATGAACCCTGCCATCGCGATCAGCGACCCGAACAAGAACAGCCAGTAGGAGAACGCGTTCAGCCGCGGGAACGCCACGTCGGGTGCGCCGATCTGCAGCGGCATCACCAGGTTGGCGAAGCCGAACACGATCGGGGTGGCATAGAACAGCAGCATGATCGTGCCGTGCATGGTGAACAGCTGGTTGAACTGTTCGTT includes these proteins:
- the ctaD gene encoding aa3-type cytochrome oxidase subunit I, yielding MTTEAPPLGELEASRPYPARTGPKGNLIYKLVTTTDHKLIGIMYVVTCFVFFFIGGLLALLMRTELASPGLQFLSNEQFNQLFTMHGTIMLLFYATPIVFGFANLVMPLQIGAPDVAFPRLNAFSYWLFLFGSLIAMAGFITPGGAADFGWTAYTPLTDAIHSPGAGPDLWIMGLIVAGLGTILGAVNMITTVVCMRAPGMTMFRMPIFTWNILVTSILVLLAFPLLTAALFGLAADRHLGAHVYDSANGGVLLWQHLFWFFGHPEVYIVALPFFGIVSEIFPVFSRKPIFGYTTLVYATMSIAVLSVAVWAHHMFATGAVLLPFFSFMTYLIAVPTGIKFFNWIGTMWKGQLTFETPMLFSIGFALTFLLGGLTGVLLASPPLDFHVTDSYFVVAHFHYVLFGTIVFSTFAGVYFWFPKMTGRLLDERLGKLHFWLTFIGFHTTFLIQHWLGDAGMPRRYADYLPTDGFQMYNIVSTIGAFILGASMVPFVWNVFKSWRYGEVVTVDDPWGYGNSLEWATSCPPPRHNFTELPRIRSERPAFELHYPHMVERMRAEAHVGRGPHPSGGDVTKADDVEVRS